From Pantoea sp. Ep11b, the proteins below share one genomic window:
- a CDS encoding sensor domain-containing diguanylate cyclase: MSEEALRLQIQNLKKHNARLKRIAHDARNKLNAALDGTGLFLWQLDIPSGKLVIFNRRWGAMLGFQPKETDANFESWKESLHPDDAAEVLRAFYDHIAGKAPYYEALHRMIAKNGSITWVLDRGRVSEWNAQGEPVKVIGTHIDMTKEKQYEAQLALLALHDPLTLLNNRHALQNYFCEMKAQGALCVAFIDLDNFKHVNDTLGHRSGDEVLIQLSQRLTECVPAEGVIGRLGGDEFVLLLPYPLHHPLVRELTDACLDAVLTPFDMSNGHAQIGASVGVSQVQENDDFDTALARADAAMYRIKKNGKRGIAIDDAFPDAADLC; encoded by the coding sequence ATGTCAGAAGAAGCACTGCGGCTGCAGATACAGAACCTGAAAAAGCATAATGCGCGTCTGAAGCGTATAGCCCATGACGCCCGGAACAAACTCAACGCGGCGCTGGATGGCACCGGGCTGTTTCTCTGGCAGCTCGATATCCCCAGCGGCAAACTGGTGATCTTTAACCGGCGCTGGGGCGCGATGCTGGGTTTCCAGCCGAAAGAGACCGACGCCAACTTTGAATCCTGGAAAGAGAGCCTGCACCCCGATGATGCCGCTGAGGTTCTGCGGGCGTTTTACGATCATATTGCCGGCAAAGCGCCTTACTACGAGGCGCTGCACCGCATGATCGCAAAGAATGGCAGCATTACCTGGGTGCTGGATCGTGGCCGGGTCAGTGAGTGGAACGCCCAGGGCGAGCCGGTAAAAGTGATCGGCACCCATATCGACATGACGAAAGAGAAGCAGTATGAAGCGCAGCTCGCGCTGCTGGCACTGCACGATCCCCTGACGCTGCTCAACAATCGCCACGCTCTGCAAAACTATTTCTGCGAAATGAAAGCGCAGGGAGCACTCTGTGTTGCCTTTATCGATCTGGATAACTTCAAGCATGTTAACGACACTCTGGGACATCGCAGCGGGGATGAGGTACTGATCCAGCTCAGTCAGCGTTTAACGGAATGCGTACCCGCTGAGGGGGTCATTGGCCGGCTCGGCGGCGATGAGTTTGTTCTGTTATTGCCCTATCCGCTGCACCACCCCCTGGTCCGCGAACTGACTGACGCCTGTCTTGATGCGGTGCTCACCCCTTTTGATATGTCAAACGGTCACGCTCAGATCGGCGCCTCTGTCGGCGTGTCGCAGGTGCAGGAAAATGATGACTTCGATACCGCACTGGCTCGGGCGGATGCAGCGATGTATCGCATTAAGAAAAATGGTAAACGCGGTATCGCGATAGATGACGCCTTTCCCGACGCAGCCGACCTTTGCTGA
- a CDS encoding PAS domain-containing methyl-accepting chemotaxis protein, which produces MFSTITSGIASRHSWQKRSHSAATLSSLNGSIAMIEFSPDGTILGANALFLASMGYTLAEIEGQHHSLFCTPEQLQSQAYRDFWQRLNRGESFSDKFLRMAKNSRPIWLEANYVPVQNRHGRVIKIVKLATDITSHINDAQEQRAITTAIERSMAVIAFNLKGEVLKANDNFLKTMGYRREEVEGVHHSRFCSAAVRDSREYSEFWQQLNRGEFVSGQFPRVNKQGETIWLRATYNPVFDEQGRLYKIVKFATDVTAQVEKNQQEHDAAQRAYHTALQTDKSTKLGADVIASSVETMNALAGELQGISGDITGLSESSDRIGAIVEGIRRIADQTNLLALNAAIEAARAGSHGRSFAVVANEVRTLAANINRATTDIENRIQQNHLLASRALKGIESNLKRADQGVQLAQEAGGVIAEIREGATDVVHAIGQVTKTLSV; this is translated from the coding sequence ATGTTTTCTACTATTACATCAGGTATTGCTTCCCGTCATAGCTGGCAGAAGCGCTCACACTCAGCGGCTACGCTGAGCTCTCTCAACGGCTCCATCGCCATGATCGAATTCTCACCCGATGGCACCATTCTCGGCGCCAACGCGCTGTTTCTGGCGAGCATGGGCTATACGCTGGCGGAGATCGAGGGCCAGCACCACAGCCTGTTCTGCACGCCGGAACAGCTGCAGTCGCAGGCCTATCGCGACTTCTGGCAGCGACTCAACCGGGGCGAAAGCTTCAGCGATAAGTTTCTGCGCATGGCGAAGAACAGCCGCCCGATCTGGCTGGAAGCCAACTATGTTCCGGTGCAGAACCGTCACGGTCGGGTAATCAAAATCGTCAAGCTGGCCACCGACATTACCAGCCATATTAACGATGCGCAGGAGCAGCGCGCCATCACCACCGCCATTGAACGATCGATGGCGGTGATCGCCTTTAACCTCAAAGGGGAAGTCCTGAAAGCCAACGATAACTTCCTGAAAACCATGGGCTACCGTCGCGAAGAGGTGGAAGGCGTTCATCACAGCCGCTTCTGTTCTGCGGCCGTGCGTGACAGCCGGGAGTACAGCGAATTCTGGCAGCAGCTGAATCGGGGTGAATTTGTCTCGGGTCAGTTTCCCCGCGTCAACAAGCAGGGCGAGACGATCTGGTTGCGTGCCACCTACAACCCGGTATTTGATGAACAGGGCAGGCTCTACAAAATCGTCAAGTTCGCGACCGACGTGACCGCCCAGGTGGAGAAGAATCAGCAGGAGCATGATGCGGCGCAGCGGGCCTATCATACCGCGCTGCAGACGGATAAGAGCACGAAGCTGGGGGCGGATGTGATCGCCAGCAGCGTCGAAACCATGAACGCGCTGGCCGGCGAACTGCAGGGGATCTCCGGGGATATTACCGGACTGAGTGAATCCTCAGATCGCATCGGAGCAATTGTTGAAGGGATACGCCGGATCGCCGATCAGACCAACCTGCTGGCGCTGAATGCGGCCATCGAAGCGGCGCGCGCCGGAAGTCATGGCCGCAGCTTTGCGGTGGTGGCGAACGAAGTTCGCACGCTGGCGGCGAACATCAACCGCGCGACCACCGACATCGAAAACCGGATACAGCAGAACCATCTGCTGGCGAGCCGGGCACTGAAAGGGATTGAGTCGAACCTGAAGCGCGCCGATCAGGGCGTGCAGCTGGCGCAGGAGGCGGGTGGCGTCATTGCGGAGATTCGGGAGGGCGCAACGGACGTGGTGCACGCGATTGGTCAGGTCACGAAAACGCTCAGCGTCTGA
- the mrdA gene encoding penicillin-binding protein 2, which produces MNFRNFDAEEKLFARRAAIAFALVCTCFTILGVNLYRLQVRDHSYYQTRSNQNDIKMIPIAPTRGLIYDRNGIPLVRNVSWYAITLTPYKISDMDATLRALTPIVNLTPDEIETFRHALKQTSRYKPVVLKEELTEEEVARFAVNQFHFTGATIETYQDREYPYGADLAHVVGYVSKINDSDYKRLNAEGIAENYAADHNIGKQGIEGYYETLLHGKPGYQEVEVDNHGRIVRVLKEVPPVAGKNLTLTLDLHLQQYVESRLAGQRAALLIEDPHDGSVLAMVSSPSYDPNPFVKGISYQAYKKLLQDKDLPLINRVTQGLYPPASTVKPYMAMSALLTHVITPQTQFFGAPTWTLPGTDRRYRDWKKTGHGMLDVTRAIEESADTFFYQVAFMMGIDRIHTMLSQFGYGKPSGIDLNEEYNGLLPSREWKQKVHKKPWYQGDTVSVGIGQGYWIATPIQMVKAMVALINNGRVIAPHLLEKTQRGTLVENYHPQQRETQIGDPRSPYWSLVRHAMFGMANSPNGTGYKYFHTAPYGIAAKSGTSQVFSLRQNQTYNAKMIPVRLRDHIFYTAFAPFNDPKVAVALILENGGGEGVTAAPVMRDILDHIFLPPTPDATAPATP; this is translated from the coding sequence ATGAACTTTCGTAACTTCGACGCTGAAGAGAAGCTGTTTGCCCGCCGTGCCGCGATAGCCTTTGCTCTGGTCTGCACCTGTTTCACTATTCTTGGCGTAAACCTCTACCGCCTGCAGGTGCGCGATCATAGCTACTACCAGACGCGCTCTAACCAGAACGACATTAAGATGATCCCCATCGCCCCTACGCGCGGGCTGATCTATGACCGCAACGGCATTCCGCTGGTGCGCAACGTCAGCTGGTACGCCATCACGCTGACGCCTTACAAGATCAGCGACATGGACGCCACGCTGCGGGCGCTGACGCCCATCGTGAATCTGACGCCTGACGAGATTGAGACGTTCCGCCATGCGCTGAAGCAGACCAGCCGTTACAAGCCGGTGGTGCTGAAAGAGGAGCTGACCGAGGAGGAGGTCGCCCGCTTTGCGGTGAATCAGTTCCACTTTACCGGGGCGACGATTGAAACCTATCAGGATCGCGAATATCCCTATGGCGCGGATCTGGCGCATGTGGTCGGCTATGTGTCGAAAATTAACGACAGCGACTACAAACGGCTGAATGCCGAAGGCATTGCGGAGAACTACGCGGCAGACCATAACATCGGTAAGCAGGGGATTGAGGGCTATTACGAAACGCTGCTGCATGGCAAACCAGGCTATCAGGAAGTGGAGGTGGATAACCACGGCCGGATTGTGCGGGTGCTGAAAGAGGTGCCGCCGGTCGCCGGTAAAAACCTGACGCTGACGCTGGATCTCCACCTGCAGCAGTATGTGGAGAGCCGTCTGGCGGGGCAGCGTGCGGCGCTGCTGATAGAAGATCCGCATGACGGATCGGTGCTGGCGATGGTCTCCAGCCCCAGCTACGATCCCAATCCCTTCGTTAAAGGCATCAGCTATCAGGCCTATAAAAAACTGCTGCAGGACAAGGATCTGCCGCTGATCAACCGCGTGACCCAGGGACTCTATCCGCCCGCCTCGACGGTGAAGCCGTATATGGCGATGTCGGCGCTGCTGACCCATGTGATCACGCCACAGACACAGTTCTTCGGTGCGCCAACCTGGACGCTGCCCGGCACCGATCGGCGCTATCGCGACTGGAAAAAAACCGGTCACGGCATGCTGGATGTGACGCGCGCCATCGAAGAGTCCGCCGATACCTTTTTCTATCAGGTGGCATTCATGATGGGCATTGACCGGATTCACACCATGCTCAGCCAGTTCGGTTATGGCAAGCCCTCCGGGATCGATCTCAATGAGGAGTACAACGGCTTACTGCCGAGCCGCGAATGGAAGCAGAAGGTGCATAAAAAGCCCTGGTATCAGGGAGACACGGTGTCCGTGGGCATCGGCCAGGGGTACTGGATTGCGACGCCGATTCAGATGGTGAAAGCGATGGTGGCGCTGATCAATAACGGCCGGGTCATCGCGCCCCATCTGCTGGAGAAAACCCAGCGCGGCACCCTGGTTGAAAATTACCATCCGCAGCAGCGCGAAACGCAGATTGGCGATCCCCGTTCACCTTACTGGTCGCTGGTGCGCCACGCGATGTTTGGCATGGCTAACTCACCCAACGGCACCGGGTATAAATATTTCCACACCGCACCTTATGGCATCGCGGCGAAAAGCGGGACCTCTCAGGTGTTCAGCCTGCGCCAGAATCAGACCTATAACGCGAAGATGATCCCGGTCCGGCTGCGCGACCATATCTTCTATACCGCCTTTGCGCCCTTTAATGACCCGAAAGTGGCGGTGGCGCTGATTCTGGAGAACGGAGGCGGGGAAGGGGTCACGGCAGCGCCCGTAATGCGGGATATACTGGATCACATTTTCCTTCCGCCGACGCCGGACGCGACCGCCCCGGCCACGCCATAA
- the deoD gene encoding purine-nucleoside phosphorylase produces the protein MATPHINAEMGDFADVVLMPGDPLRAKHIAETFLENAVEVNNVRGMLGYTGTYKGRKVSVMGHGMGIPSCSIYTKELITDFGVKKIIRVGSCGAVRADVKLRDIVIGLGACTDSKVNRMRFRDHDFAAIADFDMVRNAVDAAKNLGVDARVGNIFSADLFYTPDPQMFDVMEKYGILGVEMEAAGIYGVAAEFGAKALTICTVSDHIRTHEQTTAAERQTTFNDMIKIALESVLLGD, from the coding sequence ATGGCAACCCCTCATATTAATGCTGAAATGGGTGATTTCGCAGACGTCGTACTGATGCCTGGCGACCCGCTGCGTGCGAAACACATCGCAGAAACCTTCCTCGAAAACGCGGTAGAAGTGAACAACGTGCGTGGGATGCTGGGCTACACCGGCACCTACAAAGGCCGTAAAGTCTCTGTGATGGGCCACGGCATGGGGATCCCTTCCTGCTCAATCTACACCAAAGAGCTGATCACCGATTTCGGCGTGAAGAAGATCATCCGTGTGGGCTCCTGTGGTGCGGTACGCGCGGATGTCAAACTGCGTGACATCGTGATTGGTCTGGGTGCCTGCACCGATTCCAAAGTGAACCGTATGCGTTTCAGGGATCACGACTTCGCGGCGATTGCGGACTTCGACATGGTGCGTAACGCGGTCGATGCGGCGAAAAACCTGGGCGTTGACGCGCGCGTGGGCAACATCTTCTCTGCCGATCTCTTCTATACCCCGGATCCGCAGATGTTCGACGTGATGGAAAAATATGGCATCCTGGGCGTGGAGATGGAAGCCGCAGGTATTTACGGTGTGGCCGCTGAGTTCGGTGCGAAAGCGCTGACCATCTGTACCGTTTCTGACCATATCCGTACGCACGAGCAGACCACCGCTGCCGAGCGCCAGACGACCTTCAACGACATGATCAAAATTGCGCTGGAGTCTGTCCTGCTGGGAGACTAA